A single region of the Musa acuminata AAA Group cultivar baxijiao chromosome BXJ1-11, Cavendish_Baxijiao_AAA, whole genome shotgun sequence genome encodes:
- the LOC103972003 gene encoding homeobox-leucine zipper protein HAT4-like isoform X1 — MASLVSCIPLPLPNHRLPPVSRSRLNGVISSTTVRVNDIDMYILLSTGLEIVYCMHAESRPILDVNQAPSAAAGRNSEEDGGVSSPNSRASSATAKRSTEREAGSRGVSDEEDDGDGCRKKLRLSKDQSAILEESFKEHSTLNPKQKLALAKQLNLRPRQVEVWFQNRRARTKLKQTEVDCELLRRCCQDLTEENRRLQKEVLELRALKLSPQLYMHMTPPTTLTLCPSCERACGSTSAALAAASSSSRNQPPAEYHQFLHQQRPVAAPWAPIQLRPSFLDAPPQRS, encoded by the exons ATGGCTTCCCTGGTCTCCTGCATTCCTCTTCCGCTTCCCAACCATCGTCTTCCTCCTGTCAGCAGAAGCCGGCTCAATGGCGTCATCTCCTCCACGACCGTTCGGGTAAACGACATCGATATGTATATCCTTCTTTCGACTGGTCTTGAGATCGTATACTGTATGCATGCAGAAAGCAGACCGATCTTGGACGTGAATCAAGCGCCCTCGGCGGCAGCAGGGAGGAACAGCGAGGAGGACGGAGGGGTGTCGTCTCCCAACAGCAGGGCCTCGAGTGCCACCGCGAAGAGGTCAACGGAGCGCGAAGCAGGCTCCAGGGGCGTCAGCGACGAGGAGGATGACGGCGATGGCTGTCGTAAGAAGCTTCGACTATCCAAGGACCAATCCGCCATCCTCGAAGAGAGCTTCAAAGAACACAGCACCCTCAACCCT AAGCAGAAGCTTGCGTTGGCTAAGCAACTGAATCTGAGGCCAAGGCAAGTGGAAGTGTGGTTCCAAAACAGGAGGGCGAG GACGAAGTTGAAGCAGACGGAGGTGGACTGCGAGCTCCTCAGAAGGTGCTGCCAAGACCTCACGGAAGAGAACAGAAGGCTGCAGAAAGAAGTCCTGGAGCTGAGAGCTCTGAAGCTTTCGCCGCAGCTCTACATGCACATGACGCCTCCCACCACACTCACCCTGTGCCCCTCCTGCGAGCGAGCCTGCGGCTCCACCTCCGCCGCCTTAGctgctgcatcatcatcatcgaggAACCAACCGCCGGCGGAGTACCACCAATTCCTCCACCAGCAGCGACCTGTTGCAGCTCCGTGGGCGCCGATTCAGCTCCGTCCATCGTTCCTCGATGCTCCTCCACAGCGCTCTTGA
- the LOC103972003 gene encoding homeobox-leucine zipper protein HAT4-like isoform X2 — translation MEKEYLGLSLSLSFSSNGFPGLLHSSSASQPSSSSCQQKPAQWRHLLHDRSESRPILDVNQAPSAAAGRNSEEDGGVSSPNSRASSATAKRSTEREAGSRGVSDEEDDGDGCRKKLRLSKDQSAILEESFKEHSTLNPKQKLALAKQLNLRPRQVEVWFQNRRARTKLKQTEVDCELLRRCCQDLTEENRRLQKEVLELRALKLSPQLYMHMTPPTTLTLCPSCERACGSTSAALAAASSSSRNQPPAEYHQFLHQQRPVAAPWAPIQLRPSFLDAPPQRS, via the exons ATGGAAAAGGAATACCTGGGCCTCAGCCTCAGTCTCAGCTTCTCCAGCAATGGCTTCCCTGGTCTCCTGCATTCCTCTTCCGCTTCCCAACCATCGTCTTCCTCCTGTCAGCAGAAGCCGGCTCAATGGCGTCATCTCCTCCACGACCGTTCGG AAAGCAGACCGATCTTGGACGTGAATCAAGCGCCCTCGGCGGCAGCAGGGAGGAACAGCGAGGAGGACGGAGGGGTGTCGTCTCCCAACAGCAGGGCCTCGAGTGCCACCGCGAAGAGGTCAACGGAGCGCGAAGCAGGCTCCAGGGGCGTCAGCGACGAGGAGGATGACGGCGATGGCTGTCGTAAGAAGCTTCGACTATCCAAGGACCAATCCGCCATCCTCGAAGAGAGCTTCAAAGAACACAGCACCCTCAACCCT AAGCAGAAGCTTGCGTTGGCTAAGCAACTGAATCTGAGGCCAAGGCAAGTGGAAGTGTGGTTCCAAAACAGGAGGGCGAG GACGAAGTTGAAGCAGACGGAGGTGGACTGCGAGCTCCTCAGAAGGTGCTGCCAAGACCTCACGGAAGAGAACAGAAGGCTGCAGAAAGAAGTCCTGGAGCTGAGAGCTCTGAAGCTTTCGCCGCAGCTCTACATGCACATGACGCCTCCCACCACACTCACCCTGTGCCCCTCCTGCGAGCGAGCCTGCGGCTCCACCTCCGCCGCCTTAGctgctgcatcatcatcatcgaggAACCAACCGCCGGCGGAGTACCACCAATTCCTCCACCAGCAGCGACCTGTTGCAGCTCCGTGGGCGCCGATTCAGCTCCGTCCATCGTTCCTCGATGCTCCTCCACAGCGCTCTTGA
- the LOC103972601 gene encoding U-box domain-containing protein 35 isoform X1, with amino-acid sequence MCNNQIVEKEEGKDFSIGEMEEGNRLVHDSLSTVALAIDGTKKSKYVIQWALNKFRDEGRVMFKLLHVRPRIKMIPTPMGNLPVNQVREDVASAYRKEQGWRTQTMLRPYKDMCSQNQIETKVVVLEADDVAEAIAKEVTENSISKLVIGASSRNALMRKFKGSNLPTRIAECKPSFCTVYVVSKGKLSSICASVSEMDETASTSITDDSAKEENDSSGLSSSFSSNSRNPISGSGAEVKSSFRLTCLPQLQQEAFISKDYGRSNSVDTLLTGNMSLLEDSRISSSYVSESQYSNSIASLRSYQTVKSWNFTTSSTSHSSKEYSPSGNEGDIDLELEKLRTQLRHPMGMFKFAPNELHSASQQLHDIHEHDSEEIFKLQETRSRLEMTGKIAQLENERHEDSEKQTPERELACSSEPYMKYNWEEIVDATLSFSDALKIGVGANGTVYKGIFHHTVAAVKVLHSSEGSNTRQFNQELEVLSRVCHPHVLLLLGACPDKGCIVYEYMENGSLEDRLQCKNDTLPLPWFHRFRIAWEVASALIFLHNSRPEPIIHRDLKPANILLDNNFVSKIGDAGLSTLIPTSNMPLSTMYKDTAPVGTFFYMDPEYQRTGLVSAKSDTYALGMVILELLTAKSPMGLAFAIETALETDCLMDILDSKAGRWPEAGAKELANLGLRCLEMRRKDRPELKDQVLPVLERLKDTMAQAHVSLRDPSVPPKHFICPIQKTVMDDPCIAADGYTYDRYAIGAWLSWNENSPMTNLPLPNKELIPDNSLLSAIIDWKARTQ; translated from the exons ATGTGTAATAATCAGATTGTGGAAAAGGAAGAAGGCAAAGATTTCAGTATTGGAGAGATGGAAGAAGGTAACAGATTGGTACATGATTCACTTTCTACGGTTGCACTTGCCATAGATGGGACAAAAAAAAGCAAGTATGTGATCCAGTGGGCTCTGAATAAATTCAGAGATGAGGGTAGAGTTATGTTTAAACTCCTACATGTTCGGCCAAGGATTAAGATGATTCCAACACCAA TGGGGAATCTCCCTGTTAATCAAGTGCGAGAAGATGTTGCCTCTGCATATAGGAAGGAACAAGGATGGAGAACCCAAACAATGCTTCGTCCCTACAAGGATATGTGTTCACAAAACCAG ATCGAAACCAAAGTTGTGGTACTTGAGGCAGATGATGTAGCTGAAGCGATAGCAAAAGAGGTCACAGAAAATTCTATCAGCAAGCTTGTGATAGGTGCTTCTTCCAGAAATGCATTAATGAG GAAGTTTAAGGGAAGCAACTTGCCAACCAGAATTGCCGAATGTAAGCCAAGCTTTTGCACAGTTTATGTTGTCTCAAAGGGTAAACTGTCATCTATTTGTGCATCGGTATCTGAGATGGATGAGACTGCATCCACATCAATAACAGATGATAGTGCTAAAGAAGAAAATGATTCCAGTGGACTTTCTAGCAGTTTTTCAAGCAATTCTAGAAATCCTATATCAG GCTCGGGTGCAGAAGTAAAGTCCTCCTTTCGGCTCACTTGTCTGCCACAACTTCAGCAGGAAGCCTTTATCAGTAAAGATTATGGTAGATCCAATTCAGTTGATACTCTTCTAACTGGAAACATGTCTCTGCTTGAAGATTCTAGAATTTCTAGTTCTTATGTATCAGAGAGTCAATACAGTAACAGTATAGCTAGTCTGAGAAGCTATCAAACAGTTAAGTCATGGAATTTTACTACGAGTTCGACATCCCATAGTTCAAAAGAATATTCACCATCAGGAAATGAG GGAGACATAGATCTTGAGCTCGagaagctgagaacacaactcagGCATCCTATGGGGATGTTTAAATTTGCTCCAAATGAGTTGCATTCTGCTTCCCAACAG CTGCATGACATACATGAGCACGACAGTGAGGAAATATTTAAACTCCAAGAAACAAGGTCTAGATTAGAGATGACCGGTAAGATCGCTCAACTAGAAAATGAAAGACATGAAGACAGTGAGAAGCAAACTCCTGAAAGGGAGCTTGCATGTAGTAGTGAGCCTTATATGAAGTACAATTGGGAAGAGATAGTTGATGCTACCTTATCATTCTCTGATGCTCTCAAGATTGGAGTTGGAGCAAATGGAACTGTTTACAAGGGAATTTTCCATCATACAGTTGCTGCAGTGAAAGTATTGCACTCCAGTGAGGGTTCTAACACCAGGCAGTTCAATCAAGAG CTTGAGGTTCTTAGTAGAGTTTGTCATCCACACGTGCTCCTGCTGCTTGGTGCATGCCCTGACAAGGGCTGCATTGTTTATGAATATATGGAAAATGGTAGCCTGGAGGACAGATTACAGTGCAAAAATGATACACTCCCACTTCCATGGTTTCatcgctttcgtatagcatgggaaGTTGCGTCTGCTCTTATCTTTCTACATAACTCGAGACCAGAACCTATCATACACCGGGATCTTAAACCTGCCAACATTTTGCTTGACAATAACTTTGTGAGCAAGATTGGTGATGCTGGACTTTCCACTTTAATTCCTACATCCAATATGCCTTTGTCTACAATGTACAAGGACACTGCGCCTgttggtacatttttctacatgGATCCCGAGTACCAGAGAACTGGTTTGGTGTCAGCCAAGTCTGATACCTATGCACTAGGAATGGTGATCTTAGAGTTGCTGACTGCAAAATCACCAATGGGACTTGCTTTTGCCATCGAAACTGCATTGGAAACGGACTGTTTGATGGATATTTTGGATTCTAAGGCTGGACGGTGGCCTGAAGCAGGGGCGAAAGAACTTGCTAATCTCGGACTAAGGTGTTTAGAGATGAGGCGCAAGGATAGGCCTGAATTGAAGGATCAGGTTCTTCCAGTGTTAGAGAGGTTAAAAGATACAATGGCACAGGCTCATGTTTCACTACGTGACCCCTCTGTTCCTCCAAAGCATTTCATCTGTCCAATACAGAAG ACTGTGATGGATGATCCCTGCATCGCTGCTGATGGTTACACATACGATCGGTATGCAATCGGGGCATGGCTCAGCTGGAACGAAAATTCACCGATGACAAATTTACCATTGCCCAATAAAGAGCTCATACCGGACAATTCTCTTCTATCTGCAATCATTGATTGGAAGGCTAGAACTCAATGA
- the LOC135596649 gene encoding ethylene-responsive transcription factor ERF039-like gives MSLRLHHFCMGPSSCSFVLLLGLGVHKSLLLHYILCDRSTLVPSIMEESLCRDCEADTISKKTVKSGCKRVARMNCSGGGGVDEARKGSKGGKHPAYRGVRMRAWGKWVSEIRQPRKKTRIWLGTFPTAEMAARAHDVAALSIKGQSACLNFPELAAELPRPASAAPEDIQAAAALAASIMFGDPRPGTCTSAESGLRQTELPVSRSPPPLTPSSDSDDALFDLPDLLLDVGEGFCYSSPWENCMEFPLEEPLLWEY, from the coding sequence ATGTCACTACGACTGCATCACTTTTGCATGGGCCCATCGTCTTGTTCCTTTGTTCTTCTTCTCGGGTTGGGCGTTCATAAAAGTCTGCTGCTGCACTACATTCTCTGCGATCGTTCCACCTTGGTGCCCTCAATCATGGAAGAATCTCTGTGCCGAGATTGTGAAGCTGACACGATCTCGAAAAAGACTGTGAAGAGTGGGTGCAAGCGAGTGGCTCGGATGAactgcagcggcggcggcggtgttGACGAGGCGAGAAAGGGGAGCAAGGGCGGCAAACATCCGGCGTACCGAGGTGTACGAATGCGTGCCTGGGGCAAATGGGTGTCGGAGATCCGGCAGCCGAGGAAGAAGACGAGGATCTGGCTCGGGACGTTCCCGACGGCGGAGATGGCGGCCAGAGCCCACGACGTGGCGGCGCTATCGATCAAGGGCCAGTCGGCGTGCCTCAACTTCCCCGAACTGGCCGCCGAGCTCCCGCGACCGGCCTCCGCGGCCCCCGAGGACATCCAAGCAGCAGCCGCGCTGGCGGCGTCCATCATGTTCGGTGATCCCCGCCCGGGAACATGCACGAGCGCGGAGTCCGGCCTGAGGCAGACTGAGCTTCCGGTCTCACGATCCCCACCTCCGTTAACCCCATCGAGCGATAGCGACGATGCGCTCTTCGACCTACCGGATCTCTTGCTTGATGTAGGGGAAGGGTTCTGTTACTCCTCGCCATGGGAGAACTGCATGGAGTTTCCACTGGAGGAGCCATTACTATGGGAATACTAA
- the LOC103972601 gene encoding U-box domain-containing protein 35 isoform X2: MEEGNRLVHDSLSTVALAIDGTKKSKYVIQWALNKFRDEGRVMFKLLHVRPRIKMIPTPMGNLPVNQVREDVASAYRKEQGWRTQTMLRPYKDMCSQNQIETKVVVLEADDVAEAIAKEVTENSISKLVIGASSRNALMRKFKGSNLPTRIAECKPSFCTVYVVSKGKLSSICASVSEMDETASTSITDDSAKEENDSSGLSSSFSSNSRNPISGSGAEVKSSFRLTCLPQLQQEAFISKDYGRSNSVDTLLTGNMSLLEDSRISSSYVSESQYSNSIASLRSYQTVKSWNFTTSSTSHSSKEYSPSGNEGDIDLELEKLRTQLRHPMGMFKFAPNELHSASQQLHDIHEHDSEEIFKLQETRSRLEMTGKIAQLENERHEDSEKQTPERELACSSEPYMKYNWEEIVDATLSFSDALKIGVGANGTVYKGIFHHTVAAVKVLHSSEGSNTRQFNQELEVLSRVCHPHVLLLLGACPDKGCIVYEYMENGSLEDRLQCKNDTLPLPWFHRFRIAWEVASALIFLHNSRPEPIIHRDLKPANILLDNNFVSKIGDAGLSTLIPTSNMPLSTMYKDTAPVGTFFYMDPEYQRTGLVSAKSDTYALGMVILELLTAKSPMGLAFAIETALETDCLMDILDSKAGRWPEAGAKELANLGLRCLEMRRKDRPELKDQVLPVLERLKDTMAQAHVSLRDPSVPPKHFICPIQKTVMDDPCIAADGYTYDRYAIGAWLSWNENSPMTNLPLPNKELIPDNSLLSAIIDWKARTQ; this comes from the exons ATGGAAGAAGGTAACAGATTGGTACATGATTCACTTTCTACGGTTGCACTTGCCATAGATGGGACAAAAAAAAGCAAGTATGTGATCCAGTGGGCTCTGAATAAATTCAGAGATGAGGGTAGAGTTATGTTTAAACTCCTACATGTTCGGCCAAGGATTAAGATGATTCCAACACCAA TGGGGAATCTCCCTGTTAATCAAGTGCGAGAAGATGTTGCCTCTGCATATAGGAAGGAACAAGGATGGAGAACCCAAACAATGCTTCGTCCCTACAAGGATATGTGTTCACAAAACCAG ATCGAAACCAAAGTTGTGGTACTTGAGGCAGATGATGTAGCTGAAGCGATAGCAAAAGAGGTCACAGAAAATTCTATCAGCAAGCTTGTGATAGGTGCTTCTTCCAGAAATGCATTAATGAG GAAGTTTAAGGGAAGCAACTTGCCAACCAGAATTGCCGAATGTAAGCCAAGCTTTTGCACAGTTTATGTTGTCTCAAAGGGTAAACTGTCATCTATTTGTGCATCGGTATCTGAGATGGATGAGACTGCATCCACATCAATAACAGATGATAGTGCTAAAGAAGAAAATGATTCCAGTGGACTTTCTAGCAGTTTTTCAAGCAATTCTAGAAATCCTATATCAG GCTCGGGTGCAGAAGTAAAGTCCTCCTTTCGGCTCACTTGTCTGCCACAACTTCAGCAGGAAGCCTTTATCAGTAAAGATTATGGTAGATCCAATTCAGTTGATACTCTTCTAACTGGAAACATGTCTCTGCTTGAAGATTCTAGAATTTCTAGTTCTTATGTATCAGAGAGTCAATACAGTAACAGTATAGCTAGTCTGAGAAGCTATCAAACAGTTAAGTCATGGAATTTTACTACGAGTTCGACATCCCATAGTTCAAAAGAATATTCACCATCAGGAAATGAG GGAGACATAGATCTTGAGCTCGagaagctgagaacacaactcagGCATCCTATGGGGATGTTTAAATTTGCTCCAAATGAGTTGCATTCTGCTTCCCAACAG CTGCATGACATACATGAGCACGACAGTGAGGAAATATTTAAACTCCAAGAAACAAGGTCTAGATTAGAGATGACCGGTAAGATCGCTCAACTAGAAAATGAAAGACATGAAGACAGTGAGAAGCAAACTCCTGAAAGGGAGCTTGCATGTAGTAGTGAGCCTTATATGAAGTACAATTGGGAAGAGATAGTTGATGCTACCTTATCATTCTCTGATGCTCTCAAGATTGGAGTTGGAGCAAATGGAACTGTTTACAAGGGAATTTTCCATCATACAGTTGCTGCAGTGAAAGTATTGCACTCCAGTGAGGGTTCTAACACCAGGCAGTTCAATCAAGAG CTTGAGGTTCTTAGTAGAGTTTGTCATCCACACGTGCTCCTGCTGCTTGGTGCATGCCCTGACAAGGGCTGCATTGTTTATGAATATATGGAAAATGGTAGCCTGGAGGACAGATTACAGTGCAAAAATGATACACTCCCACTTCCATGGTTTCatcgctttcgtatagcatgggaaGTTGCGTCTGCTCTTATCTTTCTACATAACTCGAGACCAGAACCTATCATACACCGGGATCTTAAACCTGCCAACATTTTGCTTGACAATAACTTTGTGAGCAAGATTGGTGATGCTGGACTTTCCACTTTAATTCCTACATCCAATATGCCTTTGTCTACAATGTACAAGGACACTGCGCCTgttggtacatttttctacatgGATCCCGAGTACCAGAGAACTGGTTTGGTGTCAGCCAAGTCTGATACCTATGCACTAGGAATGGTGATCTTAGAGTTGCTGACTGCAAAATCACCAATGGGACTTGCTTTTGCCATCGAAACTGCATTGGAAACGGACTGTTTGATGGATATTTTGGATTCTAAGGCTGGACGGTGGCCTGAAGCAGGGGCGAAAGAACTTGCTAATCTCGGACTAAGGTGTTTAGAGATGAGGCGCAAGGATAGGCCTGAATTGAAGGATCAGGTTCTTCCAGTGTTAGAGAGGTTAAAAGATACAATGGCACAGGCTCATGTTTCACTACGTGACCCCTCTGTTCCTCCAAAGCATTTCATCTGTCCAATACAGAAG ACTGTGATGGATGATCCCTGCATCGCTGCTGATGGTTACACATACGATCGGTATGCAATCGGGGCATGGCTCAGCTGGAACGAAAATTCACCGATGACAAATTTACCATTGCCCAATAAAGAGCTCATACCGGACAATTCTCTTCTATCTGCAATCATTGATTGGAAGGCTAGAACTCAATGA
- the LOC103972001 gene encoding uncharacterized protein LOC103972001 yields the protein MAEPSSLLHPTKLPTPRQRTPSPNAPQGSSKFLSSLLYKLAFFVVFLALLPLSPFQAPEFVGETISTGLWELLRLLLVGIAISYGLFGRRNADHDMEKEPPQKAGSSTQSFVSQILHVPSVFDDDEADSPLGGLDESKVQTWSSQYYRNEPVVVVANGGTRGSHAANKPLLLPVRSLKSQRQLSGSRDEVDGVESRNGSEESVVRPSPIPWRSRSARMELKDDAGPATPAFEVDKGLSRTSSFRLPASRGSPTRPSPSPKRLSPFSSLSPETRVKSGEDMVKKKSNYKPAPPPAPPPPPPFAYVGHGSTSTSERKITARSFKDELKDLSRRGSEGWQRNNGAAVVDHSFEGPPMGRSIRTSRDMDNATTRRPPPVPKYPIEKRNEFMEKVFVSSDDGSDSDDEEEAAEPSATAVPDSAPEAGINRNEVDKKAEEFIAKFREQIRLQRIESIKKSTGQRSNRKTKP from the coding sequence ATGGCTGAGCCAAGCTCCCTCCTCCACCCAACCAAGCTTCCAACTCCGAGGCAGAGGACTCCGTCCCCGAATGCTCCGCAAGGCTCGTCCAAGTTCTTGTCCAGTCTGCTCTACAAGCTCGCCTTCTTCGTCGTGTTCCTCGCCCTCCTCCCTCTTTCCCCCTTCCAAGCGCCCGAGTTCGTGGGTGAAACCATCTCCACCGGACTCTGGGAGcttctccgcctcctcctcgtcgGGATCGCCATCTCGTACGGCTTGTTCGGTCGGCGGAACGCGGACCATGACATGGAGAAGGAACCGCCGCAGAAGGCTGGTAGCAGCACCCAGTCTTTTGTGTCGCAGATTCTCCATGTTCCGTCGGTCTTCGATGATGATGAGGCCGATAGCCCGCTCGGAGGTCTCGACGAGAGCAAGGTCCAAACATGGAGTTCTCAGTACTATAGGAATGAGCCAGTGGTTGTGGTTGCTAACGGAGGCACGAGGGGCAGCCACGCCGCTAACAAGCCTCTGTTGTTGCCCGTCCGGAGCCTGAAATCACAGAGACAGCTCTCTGGTTCCAGAGACGAAGTCGATGGAGTGGAGTCAAGAAATGGATCCGAGGAATCAGTCGTCCGTCCTTCTCCAATTCCATGGAGATCACGTTCGGCAAGGATGGAGCTGAAGGACGACGCTGGACCAGCCACTCCTGCCTTCGAGGTCGACAAGGGTCTTTCAAGGACTTCATCCTTCCGTTTGCCGGCTTCTCGCGGATCCCCCACCAGGCCTTCGCCTTCTCCCAAGAGGCTTTCGCCTTTTTCATCTCTTTCACCGGAGACCAGGGTCAAGAGCGGCGAGGACATggtgaagaagaagagcaacTACAAGCCAGCTCCGCCCCccgcaccgccaccgccacctccGTTCGCATATGTTGGTCATGGATCCACATCCACGTCCGAGAGAAAGATCACAGCACGAAGCTTCAAAGATGAGCTGAAGGATTTGAGCAGGAGAGGGAGCGAGGGGTGGCAGAGAAACAATGGCGCTGCAGTCGTTGATCACTCCTTCGAGGGTCCTCCCATGGGGAGATCAATTCGAACATCAAGAGACATGGATAACGCAACAACTCGGCGGCCTCCACCAGTCCCAAAATATCCGATCGAGAAGAGGAACGAATTCATGGAAAAGGTTTTCGTTTCATCGGATGATGGTTCTGACagcgatgatgaagaagaagctgCAGAGCCCTCAGCTACGGCTGTGCCCGACTCTGCACCAGAAGCAGGAATAAATCGGAATGAGGTAGACAAGAAGGCTGAGGAGTTCATTGCCAAGTTCAGAGAACAGATTAGGCTTCAGAGGATCGAATCCATCAAGAAATCCACGGGGCAGCGCAGTAATAGGAAGACAAAGCCATAG